A segment of the Colletotrichum destructivum chromosome 3, complete sequence genome:
GGGGGCTCCCAGTTGTTTTtgcggcggaggccgagggctGTGAGGAGGCCCATGGGAGGCGGGAGGCGTGAGGCGTGTTGGCTGTTTTGGCCTTAGGAGGGCGGGTTACTTGTCGAGAGGATGTCAACTGAGGGTTATACGAGGTCCATATGGTCTGTTGTGAGAGGTTGAGAGTGAGATGCGGCCAGATGTCGTGAGATGCGGTGAAATGAGGTTGAGCCTCGAGGACACACACAAGCACTGGACGGACTCACTGGAGGGATCTTCACATGGGATAAGAGGGAGCTTCGAGCTGAAACCCCACCACCGATGACAGCACCAGCATCCTACCAGAGAGTGCAATTGGATGACAACTGACAATGGCGCCGGCAGCTGGCACGGAGCTCAGCCGTGATAGGGTATGTACAGTCGCTGCAGTGGCCGGGGTAGCACAGGCCACTCCGCTATTCGTTCTGCTACTACGCCAAACCCGGAATGGCGCTGCCGTGTGACTGGGCCTGGGGGCGCTGAGGGGCTAGACACCACCTGGAGCTTGTTCCCTGGAAACCCCTCCAGTCCAggtcgaggccctgcgcggTGACGTGACGGCTGCCTCAATGTCGCCCAAGCTTTCTCTggtctccttttcctccaAAAAACCTGCCAAGCGAGACACATCGCCGTCATTACCTCAGCCACTTGGCTTTAAAACACATCAAGTCTGCCCTCACGATCTTTGCATTTCTGGGACCTttgaaaaaaaaagcctCCAAAGCCTTCTCAGCCAACCCAGGGCATTGCATCGTTTCCGACCGACCTCCATAGAACCTGCATAGCCCTGCATACCATCCGTGctcaagctcctcgaccaCAAGGAGCTTTGGGACGAACTCCCGGCCCGCAGCAATGGCGAGCTTTCGAGACCTGTATAGCAATGAAAAGACCAAAGGTCTGGACTCTAACTTTGGTGTTGACTTTGTCATCAACTACAAGATTCCGCAAGATGGTAATCCAGGCGACCCTAACcaacccacccacccccccctcctttcccgCCCATCATGGCTGACCCGTGTGATCTATGTTGCGCAGACCGAGCAAGTGCCGAAGCGAGCTTCGTCCAGCTCATCGAAGCCCTGACCCATGTCGGCCTGACCACCGAGGTCCGGAGAGGCGACAAGCAGTCCGTCCTCGTGTTCATCAAGATCGCCGACAagttcctcgacgaccaaGTCTACCGATCCCGACTGCAGGATTGGCTTCAGGGCGCCCGGACCACGAGCTCGGACAAGGACCTTTCTCAGGCCCTCCGCGATGAACCCGtctccgacgccgagcgcCTGCGTCTCATATACTTGCTGATGGTGAAGCCCAAGAACGAGGGTGGCGCCGGCATCACACCCCAGTCAGGCCGCTGGAAGCACGTCGACAGTATCTTCCCCCTGCACAACCATTCCTTCAATAAGCAGTGGATCAAGCGCATGAGCACAAAGGGCCAGaccgacgaggccgacctcgacgaaaTCCGCGACAAGTTCGGCGAGAGCGTCGCCTTCTACTTTGCCTTCATGCACACCTACTTCAAGTTCCTcaccgtccccgccgccgccggcttcgccgcctGGGTACTCCTCGGCCAGTTCTCGTGGCTCTACGCCCTCGTTAGCTGCCTGTGGtccgtcgtcttctttgAGTtttggaagaagaagcaggtcGACCTTGCGGTGCAGTGGGGCGTCCGCGGCGTCTCCAACATCCAGCACCCCCGTCCGCAGTTCGAGTTCGAGCGTCAAGCTGAGGACCCCATCACCGGAGAGCCCGTCAAGATTTACTCGCCCATCAAGCGCCTGCAGACCCAGCTGTTGCAGATCCCCTTCGCGGCCGCCTGCATATTGGTGCTCGGGACCCTTATCGTGACGTGCAACTCGCTCGAGATCTTCATCAACGAGGTATACAACGGGCCGTTCCAGTCATACCTGGCCTTCCTCCCGACCATCATCCTGGTTGTCATGACGCCCACCTTTTCTACCGTGCTCACAAAGTTCGCGACAAAACTCACTGACATGGAGAACTACGAGACGATCGATGGTGAGTCTGACGGCCACGAGTACCACGAGCTGTTGCTAACGAATCGCAGCGCATCACGCGGCCTTGGTCCAGAAGGAGTTCGTCCTGAACTTCTTGACCTCCTACATGGCCCTGTTTTTCACCACCTTCGTCTACCTGCCCTTCGGCGACCGCCTCACCCCCTACCTTGACTTCTGGCGGTCAACTGCACAGAAGATCACCCCAAAGGACGTAAATTTCCAGACGCAAGAATTCGTCATCAACCCCGAAAGGATTAGCAAGCAGATGTTCTACTTCACCGTGACCGCCCAGGTTGTCAACTTCGCTACTGAGGTGATTGTGCCTTACGTCAAGCGCCAGGTATCTCAGGAAGTCAGAGAGGTGCAGTCAAagatcgccaaggaggacaacgccgccaaggtcCAGGACCACCCGGAAGAAGCTGCTTTCCTGGAGCGGGTGAGAAAAGAAGCCCAGCTGGAAACCTACGACGTCACTGGCGATTACCGAGAGATGGTCATCCAATTCGGCTACCTTTCGCTCTTCTCCGTGGCCTGGCCCCTGACGGCTTGCTGTTTTCTGGTCAACAACTGGGTCGAAATGAGATCCGATGCGGTCAAGATTGCcatcagcagcaggaggCCCATCCCCTGGCGCGCCGACTCGATTGGCCCTTGGCTCGATGCCCTTGGCTTCCTGTCCTGGCTCGGGAGCATCACCAGCGCATCGATTGTCTTCCTTTGCAGCTCCAGCGGCAAGGGCAGTGGAGCGCGTGGCACCCCTGGCAGCATTCAGGCATGGGGTCTGCTCCTCAGCATCCTCTTGGCCGAACACTTTTATTTCGCAGCGCAGTTTGGTGCCCGCCTCGTCATGAAGAAGTTGGACAGCCCCGGGTTgcagaaggaaaagaaggagcGATtcatgatgaagaagaggctcCTCGAAGAGAACTTGGGCCAGGGCGTCTCGGACCAAGCCGCCACTCCTGGTATCGAGAAGACAGAGATGATCACGTTGAAGGCtctggaggaggaagctcGCAGACTGTCAACACAAGGCCACGGAGGCCCCGAGGAAGCGTAGGTTACCTACAAGACGATGGACACGGGACCGCACGCTAACAAACGCTTTGCTAGATTCTGGCTGCGCCAGCGAGGCATGAACGAGACCATCCAGATCGGTCGCAACTTGATTTCTCAGGTTAGTTGACGCTTTTCGACGTCAAACGCTGCCTGCTAACGATTGATTTGCCAGAGCATTTCTGGAAACTCGACCAAGGCGTGAGGTGAGGCTTAAATTAAAGCCTTGATGAtcgcaaaaaaaaaagcaatAGAGCAGGGGCATGCACAAGGATGGGAGTTACGCCCGTTCAGTCGTATTGAGCTTGTGATGTTTGCTCAATTGCAGGGATGGAACAAGGGGCGTTTCTTACATAACAAACGGCGTTCGCTCAGGCCGGAACACGAATTGAGCAGTCTGGTTTTTCTTTTTGAATACCCCTAATGGAATGGTTCATGGAGTCGGGCTCGGTGAACTCATCTGGTGTAGTTGTGTGGGTTATGCATGTCGTCAACGTCGGTGCCTAGATTGGTGACCGATGGCCACGTTGAGAAACGCAAGAAAACTTGATTTACAGTAGGCGACAGGTGACCGTTTTATCAACCATCTGTCGGGCGAAGGCCACGGGGCAGACCAGGAGGCTTAACAGGCGAGAGAAGCTGTCGGGGGCCTAATATTGGACTGCGCCTCTGCGCTAGCTGCCTTGGACTTCCGTGGATAGTGCCATCTTCCACCAGATACGCCTAGGCGGTAGCAAGTAGACATGCACTGGCATGTTGgagctacctacctaccgtacctacctaacaCCTACAacccttcccctctccaACAGCTCCTACCAAACTCCTGAAAAGCCTTCCTCGCGACATTCTTGTCGCGAGCAACCACCAATCGCAGGACCCTATTCGGGAATGTGCCATGCGATGGACTCAAACAAGTCCGCCTAGCACACTATCCGAAGCATATGGCACACTGGATAGTCAAACACCAAGCTAGACAGCCCTACCTCGGATCCAAGACGCTCCTCGATCCGACTTCCTGTTCAGACCATGTCGACTTTGTTCTCGGTCATCAACACACCACCATGCCGATTTCGTCCAGAGACTAGCTGT
Coding sequences within it:
- a CDS encoding Putative anoctamin, encoding MASFRDLYSNEKTKGLDSNFGVDFVINYKIPQDDRASAEASFVQLIEALTHVGLTTEVRRGDKQSVLVFIKIADKFLDDQVYRSRLQDWLQGARTTSSDKDLSQALRDEPVSDAERLRLIYLLMVKPKNEGGAGITPQSGRWKHVDSIFPLHNHSFNKQWIKRMSTKGQTDEADLDEIRDKFGESVAFYFAFMHTYFKFLTVPAAAGFAAWVLLGQFSWLYALVSCLWSVVFFEFWKKKQVDLAVQWGVRGVSNIQHPRPQFEFERQAEDPITGEPVKIYSPIKRLQTQLLQIPFAAACILVLGTLIVTCNSLEIFINEVYNGPFQSYLAFLPTIILVVMTPTFSTVLTKFATKLTDMENYETIDAHHAALVQKEFVLNFLTSYMALFFTTFVYLPFGDRLTPYLDFWRSTAQKITPKDVNFQTQEFVINPERISKQMFYFTVTAQVVNFATEVIVPYVKRQVSQEVREVQSKIAKEDNAAKVQDHPEEAAFLERVRKEAQLETYDVTGDYREMVIQFGYLSLFSVAWPLTACCFLVNNWVEMRSDAVKIAISSRRPIPWRADSIGPWLDALGFLSWLGSITSASIVFLCSSSGKGSGARGTPGSIQAWGLLLSILLAEHFYFAAQFGARLVMKKLDSPGLQKEKKERFMMKKRLLEENLGQGVSDQAATPGIEKTEMITLKALEEEARRLSTQGHGGPEEAFWLRQRGMNETIQIGRNLISQSISGNSTKA